The following proteins are encoded in a genomic region of Primulina huaijiensis isolate GDHJ02 chromosome 3, ASM1229523v2, whole genome shotgun sequence:
- the LOC140972166 gene encoding transcription factor BEE 3-like isoform X2 — MADHFLQSHRRLFSLSDIDPSVEFLHHFSGLNPSHQESFALNFQSLIGYPNHNYFPRLADCTGKLETFPGLYMQDDSSLVLNTATANQTISNENDRREKKRKATVASTPQSSSANSSPQVSANGKMVKNNSRKGKKVKNTENEEENEKPREVVHVRAKRGLATDSHSLAERVRREKINERLRCLQDIVPGCYKTMGMAVMLDEIINYVQSLQNQFLSMKLTAASTANDFNSDIDIMQAMQGLPLYILQKVKAPFEALKIQDVASQGLSPAHFAPSHPNFEVYPQLPHKNS; from the exons atggcAGATCACTTCTTGCAAAGCCATAGACGACTATTCTCTTTGTCCGACATTGATCCAAGCGTTGAATTCTTGCACCATTTTTCAGGGTTAAATCCAAGTCATCAAGAATCCTTTGCCTTGAACTTTCAGAGCTTGATTGGTTAtcccaatcataattatttccCACGTCTAGCAGATTGCACCGGGAAATTGGAAACTTTCCCTGGATTATATATGCAAGATGATAGCTCTCTGGTGCTGAACACAGCTACTGCTAATCAAACTATCTCGAACGAGAACGATCGtagagaaaagaaaaggaaagcaACAGTTGCAAGCACCCCTCAGAGTAGCTCCGCAAATTCATCCCCTCAAGTGTCTGCAAATGGAAAAATGGTGAAAAAT AATTCAAGAAAAGGGAAGAAAGTGAAAAACACTGAAAATGAAGAGGAAAATGAAAAGCCAAGGGAAGTGGTACACGTTAGAGCCAAAAGGGGCCTAGCTACTGATAGCCACAGTTTAGCAGAAAGG GTCAGAAGAGAAAAAATCAACGAGAGATTAAGATGTCTGCAAGACATTGTTCCAGGATGTTATAAG ACAATGGGAATGGCAGTGATGTTGGATGAGATTATCAACTATGTTCAGTCTCTACAGAATCAG TTCCTGTCGATGAAGCTCACGGCAGCAAGCACAGCAAATGACTTCAATTCAGACATAGATATCATGCAGGCCATGCAAGGACTTCCTCTGTATATTTTGCAGAAAGTAaaggcaccatttgaagcactcAAGATTCAAGATGTAGCAAGCCAGGGACTTTCCCCTGCGCACTTTGCTCCCTCACATCCCAATTTTGAGGTTTACCCACAATTGCCGCATAAGAACAGTTGA
- the LOC140972166 gene encoding transcription factor BEE 3-like isoform X1, protein MADHFLQSHRRLFSLSDIDPSVEFLHHFSGLNPSHQESFALNFQSLIGYPNHNYFPRLADCTGKLETFPGLYMQDDSSLVLNTATANQTISNENDRREKKRKATVASTPQSSSANSSPQVSANGKMVKNNSRKGKKVKNTENEEENEKPREVVHVRAKRGLATDSHSLAERVRREKINERLRCLQDIVPGCYKTMGMAVMLDEIINYVQSLQNQVEFLSMKLTAASTANDFNSDIDIMQAMQGLPLYILQKVKAPFEALKIQDVASQGLSPAHFAPSHPNFEVYPQLPHKNS, encoded by the exons atggcAGATCACTTCTTGCAAAGCCATAGACGACTATTCTCTTTGTCCGACATTGATCCAAGCGTTGAATTCTTGCACCATTTTTCAGGGTTAAATCCAAGTCATCAAGAATCCTTTGCCTTGAACTTTCAGAGCTTGATTGGTTAtcccaatcataattatttccCACGTCTAGCAGATTGCACCGGGAAATTGGAAACTTTCCCTGGATTATATATGCAAGATGATAGCTCTCTGGTGCTGAACACAGCTACTGCTAATCAAACTATCTCGAACGAGAACGATCGtagagaaaagaaaaggaaagcaACAGTTGCAAGCACCCCTCAGAGTAGCTCCGCAAATTCATCCCCTCAAGTGTCTGCAAATGGAAAAATGGTGAAAAAT AATTCAAGAAAAGGGAAGAAAGTGAAAAACACTGAAAATGAAGAGGAAAATGAAAAGCCAAGGGAAGTGGTACACGTTAGAGCCAAAAGGGGCCTAGCTACTGATAGCCACAGTTTAGCAGAAAGG GTCAGAAGAGAAAAAATCAACGAGAGATTAAGATGTCTGCAAGACATTGTTCCAGGATGTTATAAG ACAATGGGAATGGCAGTGATGTTGGATGAGATTATCAACTATGTTCAGTCTCTACAGAATCAGGTAGAG TTCCTGTCGATGAAGCTCACGGCAGCAAGCACAGCAAATGACTTCAATTCAGACATAGATATCATGCAGGCCATGCAAGGACTTCCTCTGTATATTTTGCAGAAAGTAaaggcaccatttgaagcactcAAGATTCAAGATGTAGCAAGCCAGGGACTTTCCCCTGCGCACTTTGCTCCCTCACATCCCAATTTTGAGGTTTACCCACAATTGCCGCATAAGAACAGTTGA